In Polynucleobacter sp. TUM22923, one genomic interval encodes:
- the prfA gene encoding peptide chain release factor 1, which produces MKPSMRAKLDHLDTRLAELNSLLTTQESTKDMDQYRKLTREHSDIATVVEQFGLYKQAESDAQAAEDMRKDPDMKDFADEEQKQAQATMEVLAETLQKLLLPKDVNDERNVFLEIRAGTGGDESALFANDLYRMYIRFAERQGWKVEIVNAAESDLGGYKEVVLRLVGQSVYSRLKFESGGHRVQRVPQTETQGRIHTSACTVAVMPEADELEAVKINPAELRVDTFRASGAGGQHINKTDSAVRITHLPTGTVVECQDDRSQHRNREQAMKVLVSRIMDAREREKHQLEAQTRKSLVGSGDRSDRIRTYNFPQGRITDHRINLTLYKIDSMMDGDLDDLCNALASEHQAELLAALGDH; this is translated from the coding sequence ATGAAGCCTAGCATGCGGGCTAAGTTAGATCATCTAGATACACGCTTAGCCGAACTCAACTCCCTGTTAACTACTCAAGAGTCTACGAAAGATATGGATCAATATCGAAAGCTCACGCGTGAGCATTCGGATATTGCAACCGTGGTTGAGCAGTTCGGTTTATATAAACAGGCTGAGTCAGATGCTCAGGCGGCTGAGGATATGCGTAAAGATCCTGATATGAAGGACTTTGCTGATGAGGAGCAAAAGCAAGCGCAGGCGACGATGGAGGTGCTAGCAGAAACACTGCAAAAACTATTGCTTCCCAAAGACGTGAATGATGAACGCAATGTGTTCTTAGAGATCCGGGCCGGTACTGGTGGTGATGAGAGCGCCCTGTTTGCTAATGATTTGTATCGTATGTACATCCGCTTTGCAGAGCGCCAGGGCTGGAAAGTCGAAATTGTGAATGCCGCTGAATCAGATTTAGGCGGCTACAAGGAAGTGGTCTTACGCCTAGTGGGTCAATCGGTCTACTCTCGCCTCAAGTTTGAATCTGGTGGTCATCGCGTTCAGCGAGTTCCCCAAACTGAGACTCAGGGACGCATTCATACCTCGGCATGCACCGTTGCGGTGATGCCAGAGGCAGATGAATTAGAGGCCGTCAAAATCAATCCCGCTGAACTACGCGTTGATACTTTTCGCGCTTCTGGTGCAGGTGGTCAGCACATTAATAAAACAGATTCTGCAGTTCGTATTACGCACTTACCCACTGGCACTGTGGTGGAGTGTCAGGATGATCGTAGTCAACACCGCAACCGCGAACAGGCTATGAAAGTATTGGTTTCTCGAATCATGGATGCCCGTGAACGAGAAAAACATCAACTGGAAGCGCAAACCCGCAAGTCTTTGGTAGGCTCTGGTGATAGAAGCGATCGCATTCGGACTTATAACTTCCCACAGGGTCGCATTACCGATCATCGAATTAATCTCACGCTCTACAAAATCGACTCAATGATGGATGGCGACTTGGATGATTTGTGTAATGCCCTGGCTTCTGAGCATCAAGCGGAGCTACTGGCGGCACTAGGCGATCATTAA
- a CDS encoding glutathione S-transferase N-terminal domain-containing protein — MMVLYSGTNCPFSQRCRLVLFEKGMDFEIRDVDLFNKPEDISVMNPYGQVPILVERDLILYESNIINEYIDERFPHPQLMPPDPVARARARLFLFNFEKELFVHVSALENEKGKPAEKVHEKARLAIRDRLTQLAPIFVKNKYMLGEEFSMLDVAIAPLLWRLEHYGIDLSRNAAPLLKYAERIFSRPAYIEALTPSEKVMRR; from the coding sequence ATGATGGTGTTGTATTCGGGTACTAATTGCCCATTCTCGCAACGCTGCCGTTTGGTGCTTTTCGAAAAAGGCATGGACTTTGAGATTCGTGACGTGGACTTGTTTAACAAGCCCGAAGATATCTCTGTGATGAACCCTTACGGCCAGGTTCCTATTCTGGTTGAGCGCGACTTGATTTTGTATGAGTCCAACATCATTAACGAATATATTGATGAGCGTTTTCCTCATCCACAATTGATGCCGCCTGATCCAGTTGCTCGCGCACGTGCACGCCTTTTCCTCTTCAATTTTGAAAAAGAATTGTTTGTACATGTATCAGCTTTAGAAAATGAAAAAGGCAAGCCTGCTGAGAAGGTCCATGAAAAAGCGCGTTTGGCTATTCGTGATCGCTTAACTCAACTTGCACCGATTTTTGTAAAAAATAAGTACATGTTGGGCGAAGAGTTCTCCATGCTGGACGTTGCAATAGCACCATTGTTGTGGCGTTTAGAGCATTACGGTATTGATTTATCCCGTAATGCCGCTCCTTTACTCAAGTACGCCGAGCGTATCTTCAGTAGACCTGCTTATATCGAAGCTTTAACACCTTCTGAAAAGGTAATGCGTCGCTAA
- a CDS encoding tetratricopeptide repeat protein produces MNPQTGQTLNFAMQSLQRNDFVNAERLLKQALKMSPKESEAYRLLAVIYAIQTDFILALKMIDKALLYNQKNGLAHSNKGNILRKLHLPQEALKSYDKAITLDPNYMEVYSNRGNVMCDMRRYDEAIESYDEAIRLHPHYAVAHNGKGNALKKLGHFNLALKSYEAAIQYDGSIDYAYGSYLEVKMNICDWIDLDCHFHEFKEKFIQGKAKAHPFPFLAAYDDPEFNQLLARRYTQSEHPQLLNLGNITTPIKEKIKIGYYSPDLRNHPVAFLTAELFELHDRSKFEIYAFSIGDHPVGEMNLRLKNSFDQFIDITNKNDQEVAELTRIMGIDVAVDLGGLTENSRLGIFSFRAAPIQISYIGYIGTAGADYIDYIIADRVAIPEKYQAFYSEKIIYLPSFQVNDSKRKISEKIFTKEDFGIPSESFAFCCFNNSYKINPKIFDAWCDVLKLAQDSILFLFAANDLVKNNLFVEFEARGLDRKRLIFSEHLPYSEYLARYRVCDLFLDTSPYNAGTTASDALWAGLPVLTLTGETFSARMGASLLTAISLPEMITYSIEEYKNLAVELAMNPKKIQVIKDKLKENRLSTKLFNSIEFTRTIEAAYIEAINLSKNDLMPENIFINEH; encoded by the coding sequence ATGAACCCACAAACCGGTCAAACTCTAAACTTCGCAATGCAATCTCTGCAAAGGAATGACTTTGTAAATGCTGAAAGACTTTTAAAACAAGCTCTTAAGATGTCTCCCAAAGAATCAGAAGCTTATAGGCTATTGGCTGTAATTTATGCCATCCAAACAGACTTTATCTTAGCCTTAAAGATGATTGATAAAGCTCTTTTATACAATCAAAAGAATGGACTTGCTCATAGCAATAAAGGGAATATTTTAAGAAAACTTCACCTTCCTCAAGAGGCTCTAAAAAGTTATGACAAAGCTATAACTCTTGATCCAAATTACATGGAAGTCTACAGTAACCGCGGAAATGTAATGTGCGATATGCGCAGATATGATGAAGCGATAGAAAGTTATGATGAGGCCATTAGACTGCATCCTCATTACGCAGTAGCTCATAATGGAAAAGGTAACGCACTCAAAAAGTTAGGTCATTTTAATTTGGCGCTGAAATCTTATGAGGCCGCAATCCAATATGATGGGAGTATTGATTATGCATATGGCTCTTATTTAGAAGTTAAGATGAATATCTGCGATTGGATTGATCTAGATTGTCATTTTCATGAATTTAAAGAAAAGTTTATTCAAGGTAAGGCAAAAGCCCATCCCTTTCCGTTCTTAGCTGCCTATGATGATCCAGAGTTCAATCAACTCTTGGCGCGCCGCTACACACAATCCGAGCACCCCCAGTTGTTAAACTTAGGTAATATCACCACCCCAATAAAAGAAAAAATTAAGATTGGATATTACTCACCAGATTTAAGAAATCATCCAGTTGCATTTTTAACTGCCGAGCTCTTTGAGCTGCATGATAGAAGTAAATTTGAAATATACGCTTTTTCAATAGGAGATCATCCAGTAGGAGAAATGAATTTAAGATTAAAAAATTCTTTTGACCAATTTATAGATATTACAAATAAAAATGATCAAGAGGTTGCTGAGCTTACAAGAATTATGGGAATTGATGTAGCGGTAGACTTGGGTGGTCTAACAGAAAACAGTAGGTTGGGAATATTTTCGTTTCGAGCCGCACCGATTCAAATTAGCTATATTGGATATATAGGAACGGCTGGGGCTGATTATATCGATTACATTATTGCTGATAGGGTAGCGATTCCAGAAAAATATCAAGCGTTTTATTCTGAGAAGATTATTTATTTACCAAGTTTCCAAGTAAACGACTCTAAAAGAAAAATTTCAGAGAAAATTTTTACAAAAGAAGACTTTGGGATACCGTCTGAATCGTTTGCCTTTTGCTGTTTTAATAACAGCTATAAGATAAACCCTAAAATTTTTGATGCATGGTGTGATGTATTGAAATTAGCTCAAGATAGTATTTTATTTTTATTTGCTGCAAATGATTTAGTAAAAAATAATCTCTTTGTTGAATTTGAAGCTCGCGGTCTGGATAGAAAGAGGCTTATTTTTAGTGAGCATTTGCCATATTCGGAATATTTAGCCAGGTACCGTGTGTGCGACTTATTTTTAGATACATCCCCCTATAATGCAGGTACGACAGCGAGTGATGCCCTTTGGGCGGGTCTGCCAGTTTTGACTCTAACGGGAGAGACGTTCTCAGCCCGAATGGGTGCTAGCTTATTAACCGCTATAAGTTTGCCGGAAATGATTACTTACTCTATTGAAGAATATAAAAATTTAGCTGTAGAGCTTGCAATGAACCCTAAAAAAATTCAGGTTATAAAAGATAAATTAAAAGAAAATAGGCTTTCCACAAAGTTATTTAATTCTATCGAGTTTACTAGGACTATTGAGGCTGCTTATATTGAGGCTATTAATTTATCCAAAAATGATCTAATGCCAGAAAATATCTTTATCAATGAACATTAA
- the grxD gene encoding Grx4 family monothiol glutaredoxin: MMDNQAKIQEIVTSHPVVLFMKGNAQFPQCGFSGNAINILRTCGVNDIFTVNVLEDEGIRQGIKQFSNWPTIPQLYINGEFIGGSDIMTEMFQSGELKTLVQA, from the coding sequence ATGATGGATAACCAAGCAAAAATTCAAGAAATCGTAACTAGCCACCCTGTAGTGCTATTCATGAAGGGTAATGCACAGTTTCCTCAGTGCGGTTTCTCCGGCAATGCGATCAATATCTTACGCACCTGTGGTGTTAACGATATCTTTACAGTGAACGTACTGGAAGATGAAGGCATTCGCCAGGGCATCAAGCAATTTTCAAACTGGCCTACTATTCCTCAGCTCTACATCAATGGTGAGTTTATTGGTGGCTCAGACATCATGACGGAGATGTTTCAAAGTGGTGAACTTAAAACATTAGTGCAGGCTTAA
- a CDS encoding cytochrome c1, with translation MKRILRTVTGLLQATVLLAALGFGLAANASEGGFPLDKAPNRVSNNASLQNGAKIFVNYCSGCHSAVSLRYNRLRDIGLTDQEIKDNLILNDAKVGDLMTISMTPKDGKAYFGKTPPDLSVEARARGTDWLYTYFRTYYKDDTTPTGWNNLVYPNVGMPHVLWQLQGERAAKFEDRKDPHDETRVEKVFVGYEQLTPGTMKPQEYDDNIADLVSFLSWMAEPVQLERKRLGVIVLLFLAIFTLLAWRLNKAYWKDIH, from the coding sequence ATGAAACGAATTCTACGAACTGTAACGGGCTTACTGCAGGCTACGGTTTTGCTCGCCGCCTTAGGTTTTGGATTAGCGGCTAATGCTAGCGAGGGAGGCTTTCCATTAGATAAGGCCCCTAACCGCGTTAGTAACAATGCTTCACTACAAAATGGCGCCAAGATCTTTGTGAACTATTGCTCGGGATGCCATTCAGCAGTAAGTTTGCGTTACAACCGCTTACGCGATATTGGTTTGACGGATCAAGAGATCAAAGATAACTTGATTCTGAATGATGCCAAAGTAGGCGATTTGATGACCATCTCGATGACGCCAAAGGATGGCAAGGCGTATTTCGGTAAAACACCACCAGACTTATCTGTTGAAGCCCGCGCACGTGGAACAGACTGGCTGTATACCTATTTCCGCACTTACTACAAAGACGACACCACGCCAACAGGTTGGAATAATCTTGTGTATCCAAACGTAGGTATGCCCCATGTTTTATGGCAGCTACAAGGTGAGAGAGCAGCGAAGTTTGAGGATCGTAAAGATCCGCACGATGAGACTAGGGTTGAGAAAGTGTTTGTTGGGTATGAGCAGTTGACCCCAGGCACGATGAAGCCCCAAGAGTATGACGACAATATTGCTGACCTAGTGTCTTTCCTATCTTGGATGGCTGAGCCAGTTCAATTAGAGCGCAAGCGTCTTGGCGTAATTGTTCTCTTGTTCTTAGCAATCTTTACCTTGTTGGCTTGGCGTTTAAATAAAGCCTATTGGAAAGATATTCACTAA
- a CDS encoding glycosyltransferase: MNIKFVVATRESSDSFYANTATGRSLALYQSPQIEICLFPENSLGLSKIYNSVIESCLASPSLLIFMHDDVHLIDYHWMDALANALQVFSIVGVCGNKRRVPFQPSWAFPDLTLQFDAQENLSGLIGHGKCFPPDDLSFFGPPMQQVMLLDGVMLAAFSETLIRSYIRFDEKFDFHFYDMDICRQAEIRGLSCGTAAISLIHESGGNFGSPSWKNSYDAYIQKWGQ, encoded by the coding sequence ATGAACATTAAATTTGTTGTTGCGACCAGAGAGAGCTCAGATTCTTTTTATGCAAATACAGCAACTGGACGATCTTTAGCTCTTTATCAATCGCCACAAATCGAGATTTGCTTATTTCCTGAAAATTCTTTAGGCCTTTCTAAGATTTATAATTCAGTAATAGAATCTTGCTTAGCTTCTCCATCACTTCTTATTTTCATGCATGATGATGTACATTTGATTGATTATCATTGGATGGATGCTCTTGCTAATGCCCTGCAAGTATTCTCAATTGTTGGTGTTTGTGGAAATAAAAGAAGAGTTCCTTTTCAGCCGAGCTGGGCTTTCCCAGATTTAACTTTGCAATTTGATGCTCAAGAGAATTTAAGTGGCCTTATAGGACATGGTAAATGTTTCCCCCCAGATGACTTAAGTTTTTTTGGGCCTCCTATGCAGCAAGTAATGCTATTAGATGGAGTAATGCTGGCAGCATTTAGTGAGACACTAATCAGAAGCTATATTAGATTTGACGAGAAATTTGATTTTCATTTTTATGACATGGACATATGCAGGCAGGCGGAAATAAGAGGGCTTTCATGTGGTACCGCAGCTATCTCTTTGATACATGAAAGCGGTGGAAACTTTGGCTCGCCATCTTGGAAAAATTCTTATGATGCCTATATTCAAAAGTGGGGTCAATGA
- the prmC gene encoding peptide chain release factor N(5)-glutamine methyltransferase, with protein sequence MNVTHSLKVLLSNSRLPPKEARILLAHILEQHYQLPRSALMSRDDMVLSEAAQNAWQDLEARRMQGEPIAYVLGKKGFHNIELRVAPGVLIPRPETELLVDIALAEISRLSQIQDQSGPIQVLDLGTGSGAIALAIASAAPEVVGMATDQSEDALSIAQENAQLLGLSNRVKFAKGNWYEALDAQMRFDVIVSNPPYIAHLDPHLIEGDLRFEPSSALTDFASGLTCLEAIISRADPYLKLGGLIAVEHGFDQSEGIVQLMGMAGLVDIQVHLDLAGHQRAASGRKSRSDPS encoded by the coding sequence ATGAATGTAACCCACTCATTAAAGGTACTGCTTAGCAACTCAAGATTGCCGCCCAAGGAAGCACGAATTCTGCTGGCCCATATTTTGGAGCAGCACTATCAACTCCCTCGATCCGCCTTAATGTCTCGTGACGATATGGTGCTCAGCGAAGCAGCGCAGAATGCATGGCAAGACCTTGAAGCGCGCAGAATGCAAGGTGAGCCTATTGCTTATGTCTTAGGGAAGAAAGGGTTTCACAATATTGAACTACGGGTTGCTCCAGGCGTTCTCATTCCTCGTCCTGAAACTGAATTACTAGTCGATATTGCCTTAGCTGAAATCAGTCGGCTATCCCAGATCCAGGACCAAAGCGGGCCAATTCAAGTGCTAGACCTGGGAACAGGCTCTGGCGCGATTGCTCTTGCTATTGCCAGCGCTGCCCCAGAAGTCGTCGGCATGGCAACTGATCAGTCAGAAGATGCACTATCGATTGCACAAGAAAATGCGCAATTATTAGGACTTAGCAATAGGGTGAAGTTTGCTAAAGGCAATTGGTATGAGGCGCTTGATGCCCAAATGCGCTTTGACGTCATTGTGAGCAATCCTCCGTATATTGCCCATCTTGATCCCCATCTAATTGAGGGAGATTTGCGGTTTGAGCCATCATCTGCCCTCACAGATTTCGCCAGCGGGCTTACCTGCTTAGAGGCAATTATTTCTCGGGCGGATCCATACTTAAAGCTAGGGGGGTTGATTGCCGTAGAACATGGATTTGACCAGTCTGAAGGCATAGTTCAGCTAATGGGCATGGCAGGCTTGGTGGATATTCAGGTGCATCTCGATTTAGCGGGCCACCAACGCGCCGCCTCTGGTAGAAAAAGTCGATCAGATCCATCATAA
- a CDS encoding ClpXP protease specificity-enhancing factor has translation MSDVPSNKPYLIRALHQWCTDFGFTPFIAVFVDERVEVPMEFVKNNEIVLNLSVEACHQLNLDNDWISFQARFGGIPRKIMVPVTHILAIYAKENGQGMSFPFDPAKVSALHVAGRSDAPADKPKPNRPSLTIVK, from the coding sequence ATGTCTGACGTTCCAAGCAACAAACCATACCTAATCCGTGCTCTACATCAGTGGTGCACGGATTTTGGTTTTACGCCTTTCATTGCAGTATTTGTGGATGAGAGAGTGGAAGTGCCAATGGAGTTCGTCAAGAATAACGAAATCGTTCTCAATCTCTCTGTAGAGGCTTGCCATCAACTTAATCTAGACAATGATTGGATTAGCTTTCAGGCCCGATTTGGGGGGATACCTAGAAAAATCATGGTTCCTGTGACGCATATATTGGCAATTTATGCCAAGGAAAATGGACAGGGAATGTCTTTCCCATTTGATCCAGCAAAGGTATCCGCATTGCACGTTGCAGGGCGGTCAGATGCACCTGCAGACAAGCCTAAGCCCAATAGGCCAAGCTTGACGATTGTGAAGTAG
- a CDS encoding methyltransferase domain-containing protein: MMDQTPIHEFHNPDLLNLIPVEAKKIIEIGCSSGSLARELKKISPEVNYFGIEIDPAYAESALRYCNETAVLDIEQAGVEFWNLMKDRDCWIFGDTLEHLRDPWTILNLIHKALPEGGTIVACIPNVQHWSLQVRLSVGDFRYEKDGLMDRTHLRWFTRQTIVEMFDQAGFAIEAGLPRVFDEPMRERFLPLIAEMAKVAGADPQVAVSDSLPLQYVIRAVKKH; encoded by the coding sequence ATGATGGATCAAACACCTATTCATGAGTTTCATAACCCCGACTTACTAAATCTAATCCCCGTTGAAGCCAAAAAAATCATTGAAATTGGGTGTAGCTCCGGGTCTCTTGCCAGGGAGCTTAAAAAAATTTCCCCCGAAGTTAATTATTTCGGAATAGAAATTGATCCTGCCTATGCGGAATCTGCACTTCGTTACTGTAATGAAACTGCTGTACTTGATATAGAGCAGGCGGGCGTTGAGTTTTGGAATTTAATGAAGGATCGTGATTGTTGGATTTTTGGAGATACTCTCGAACACCTTCGAGATCCATGGACAATCTTAAATCTTATACATAAGGCACTTCCAGAGGGTGGCACAATCGTGGCATGCATTCCTAATGTTCAGCATTGGTCATTACAGGTTAGGCTAAGTGTTGGTGATTTTCGCTACGAAAAAGATGGCTTAATGGATAGAACACACTTACGATGGTTTACGCGTCAGACTATTGTGGAAATGTTTGATCAAGCTGGATTTGCGATTGAGGCAGGTCTTCCTAGAGTTTTTGATGAGCCAATGAGAGAAAGATTTTTACCGCTCATTGCTGAGATGGCAAAAGTTGCTGGGGCAGATCCTCAAGTGGCCGTAAGCGATTCTCTTCCACTGCAATACGTAATTAGGGCTGTGAAAAAACATTAA
- the rmuC gene encoding DNA recombination protein RmuC encodes MTFDLSALLLFGLPLGICAGLLVYALNLRSALTRSQEQIQSEVTLATNLRTERDHALQQAIRLEAELNSERKQGLGRIESINEAKEALTSQFKNLANEILEDKSKRFAEQNVASLDALLKPLQTKLSEFKEQVNTSYGNEARERFALKNEIERLANLNLRMSDETRSLTQALKGDSKVQGNWGELVLESILESSGLRKGEEYLVQDSHTLTDGSRLQPDVVVKLPEGRSLVVDSKVSITAYARHAQETDPIIAEQELAAHIQSLRQHIQGLSSKNYSALYGIGSVDFVLMFVPIEPAFLLALKTAPNLYQEALSKNIVLVCPSTLMATLRTVAHLWRQDHQNRNALEIAKQCGTLYDKFVGFVDDLEKLGQRLDQAQTSYHDAFNKLKSGKGNLIRTAEKVRELGVKPSKSLSTPLIESAAEPE; translated from the coding sequence GTGACATTTGATTTAAGCGCCCTGCTTTTATTTGGCCTGCCATTGGGTATATGTGCAGGCCTTTTAGTTTATGCGCTGAACTTACGATCCGCTCTTACACGAAGCCAAGAACAGATTCAGAGTGAAGTGACCCTAGCTACTAATTTAAGAACTGAGCGTGATCACGCTTTACAACAGGCTATTCGACTAGAGGCAGAATTAAATTCTGAACGCAAGCAAGGGCTTGGCAGAATTGAGTCTATCAACGAAGCCAAAGAAGCCCTCACTAGTCAGTTCAAGAATTTAGCCAATGAAATTTTGGAAGATAAATCCAAACGCTTTGCTGAGCAAAATGTAGCCAGTTTAGATGCATTGCTTAAGCCACTCCAAACCAAACTGAGTGAATTTAAAGAGCAAGTCAATACCTCTTATGGCAATGAGGCGCGTGAACGTTTTGCTCTCAAAAATGAAATCGAGCGCCTTGCTAACCTCAATCTACGCATGTCGGATGAAACACGTTCCCTCACTCAAGCCTTAAAAGGGGATTCTAAGGTGCAGGGTAATTGGGGTGAACTGGTACTGGAGTCAATCCTAGAATCTTCTGGCCTACGTAAAGGTGAGGAGTATCTAGTTCAAGATAGTCACACTCTGACCGACGGCTCACGCCTCCAGCCTGACGTAGTAGTCAAGCTTCCCGAGGGTAGAAGTCTTGTAGTGGATAGCAAGGTATCGATTACTGCTTATGCACGGCATGCTCAAGAAACTGACCCCATCATTGCCGAACAAGAATTAGCAGCCCATATTCAGTCGCTTCGGCAGCATATTCAGGGGCTGTCTTCGAAGAACTACAGTGCACTCTACGGAATTGGCTCGGTAGACTTTGTGCTGATGTTTGTTCCCATCGAACCCGCTTTTTTGTTGGCCTTAAAAACAGCGCCTAATCTGTATCAAGAGGCGCTCTCTAAAAACATTGTTCTAGTGTGCCCGAGTACCTTGATGGCCACCCTACGAACAGTAGCTCACCTCTGGCGCCAAGATCATCAAAATCGTAATGCACTAGAAATTGCAAAACAGTGCGGCACTTTGTACGACAAATTTGTAGGATTTGTTGATGACCTTGAAAAATTAGGTCAGCGTTTAGATCAAGCCCAAACTAGTTACCATGACGCGTTTAATAAATTGAAGTCGGGTAAGGGTAATCTCATTCGCACGGCAGAGAAAGTGCGTGAGTTAGGTGTAAAGCCAAGCAAAAGCTTATCTACCCCCCTCATTGAATCTGCTGCAGAGCCTGAATAA
- a CDS encoding MFS transporter, producing the protein MTKSDTHSYRKVAVAACFGTFLEWYDFLTFATLAVIFGPLFFPSSDPNTALLASLATFGVGMVVRPLGAAFFGSLGDRIGRKPVFMITISLMGFATVSVGFLPTYADIGIWAAVLLVGLRLLQGLSAGGEIGGSAVYLTEHAGNESRGFKTSFLQLMGPLGILVSTIQVALLRLYLSDEQFQSWGWRVPFWISLLLLIIAFWIRSSLEETPVFLELSKKGAKVESQLVNNFKDPEIRKRMFLLFFCVSSSGAILFFCVQVYTAIFLKTSAQLPSGLVDQLSIYATLILFPLTIFAGWLSDQIGRKPVVISGLVFGAAFIYPAFEILQMLSTEYLQSGQYSFVVKIGMVLTALSLPLALVIGPQTALLAELFPAKSRNSAATLSHNLAAGWIGGLLPLIVTALNQWSGNSVAGLWYPTVFLGCGAVIALLYLPETRKNNLNQ; encoded by the coding sequence TTGACAAAATCCGATACCCACTCCTATAGAAAAGTGGCTGTTGCCGCTTGTTTTGGTACTTTTTTAGAATGGTATGACTTTCTAACTTTTGCTACCTTAGCAGTCATCTTTGGCCCCTTATTCTTTCCCTCTAGCGACCCTAATACCGCCCTATTAGCCAGCCTAGCCACCTTCGGTGTGGGCATGGTAGTCAGACCCCTAGGCGCTGCCTTTTTTGGTTCACTAGGCGATCGCATTGGCCGTAAACCAGTGTTTATGATCACGATTAGCTTGATGGGTTTTGCCACGGTCAGTGTTGGCTTTTTACCTACCTATGCCGATATTGGTATTTGGGCAGCAGTCTTACTAGTAGGGCTCAGGCTCCTTCAAGGCCTTTCTGCTGGCGGTGAGATTGGTGGGAGTGCGGTTTATCTGACCGAGCATGCTGGAAATGAATCTCGTGGGTTCAAGACAAGCTTTTTACAACTCATGGGGCCACTGGGAATTTTAGTCTCGACTATTCAGGTGGCTTTACTTAGGCTCTATCTTAGCGATGAGCAATTTCAGTCCTGGGGTTGGCGGGTGCCGTTTTGGATATCACTACTACTGCTGATCATTGCGTTTTGGATACGTAGCTCCTTAGAAGAGACCCCTGTTTTTCTGGAACTTAGTAAAAAAGGAGCAAAAGTAGAATCACAACTGGTCAATAACTTTAAGGATCCAGAAATTCGTAAGAGAATGTTTTTACTGTTCTTTTGCGTTTCGTCTAGTGGCGCTATATTATTTTTCTGTGTGCAGGTCTACACGGCGATTTTTCTCAAAACCTCTGCCCAACTTCCAAGTGGGCTAGTGGATCAACTCAGCATCTACGCAACGTTGATTCTTTTCCCACTGACTATTTTTGCGGGATGGTTGTCAGATCAGATTGGTAGAAAGCCAGTAGTGATCTCTGGCCTTGTATTTGGGGCAGCGTTTATTTACCCGGCATTTGAGATTTTGCAAATGCTCAGCACCGAATATCTTCAGTCTGGCCAATACAGCTTCGTAGTCAAAATTGGAATGGTTCTGACTGCTTTATCACTGCCACTTGCATTAGTTATCGGCCCGCAAACAGCGCTACTAGCCGAGCTCTTTCCAGCCAAGAGCAGAAATAGTGCAGCTACCCTCTCCCATAACCTGGCTGCCGGATGGATAGGCGGATTATTGCCTCTTATTGTTACTGCCCTAAATCAATGGTCTGGGAATAGTGTTGCCGGGCTTTGGTATCCCACTGTATTTCTGGGATGCGGGGCTGTTATTGCATTGCTTTATCTGCCAGAAACCAGAAAAAATAATCTAAATCAGTAG